In Panulirus ornatus isolate Po-2019 chromosome 66, ASM3632096v1, whole genome shotgun sequence, the DNA window ttatatttctctcttgtgtctcccctgataatgtgattattacacgaaagtgcacttgggaacttatcgtgtttcattttccccgtggactcataggaatatatatatatatatatatatatatatatatatatatatatatatatatatatatatatatatatatatatccttgagtgTCGTTTTCTCGCATCACACAGTAAACAGACGACGCAAATTTGTCTTGTACTTTCTAATGTGGCGGCAGGtaatgctgatgtgtgtgtgtgtgtgtgtgtgtgtgtcatggtgctTGAATGCTGCCAGTTAATATTTCCGCGCTGGCGAAGACTGACTGCCCGTTCGTTCTCATGCCGGTGCGAACGGCGAGGGACCTTTTAGTTTACATTTGTTTTAGGTGTATTACAAGATTTACTCCTTCCCAGGGATGTTACGCGAGTAAAGGAGAAAGGTATATCATTCACCGCGACGAGAGACAGATTTTGTCCGAGGAATTTGGCAATGAGATCGCGGAGTCAGCCATTCACGACGCTGCCTCACTGTGACGCCATCAAGTGACGTCATAAGAAACCAGTCATTCAGAATATATCTGAGTGACGTCGAAGCTGTTCATATCAAGTGGGATTTagcgttcaatttttttttttctctctctctctcctcacgtcgagttaaaaaaaaaaaaaaactgctttcgTTTTTTCGCTGGATTTTCTACATTTTCGAGACTTCTTTTTTGATTTGGTTAATGGCTCTACCAGTAATAGATTATTGTCTGAGCCATCTGTCTGGCTCAGCGTTTGTAACCCATTCGCTATTTTAAGTCATGCATGCCTACTAGACTGGTGATGGGTGACTGTCTCCAGTCTTAACAGTCGCTGAATACTCTAGCAAGGCGCCATGCCTCTTGAGTTGTGCTGGAAAGTATATTTTCCAGTTTCCAGTACAGGTTTTAAGATGCCTCTTCAACTTACTGCAGTATAGGGTAAGTCTAAGGTTCCAGACCTGGTTCTATAGGGTGTACTAGCCCTCTGTACCCCTGGTGTACCCATGGTACACCAGCCTCCAGTGCCCTTGGCTAGTAGAGGGTACACTAACCATATGTACACAGATAGCCGAGTGCGTGTCGACCATCGTCAGCACTGTGGACAAGATGTAGCTACATATCCCAGTGatttacatgaattttttttgttttgttttaaccTGTGAATAAGGATTGTCTAACCTTCTTCACCTTCACAACTCATATCTTAATGTTGTTGGTGTACTTCACCTTCACAACCCATGTCTTAATGTTGTTGGTGTACTTCACCTTCATATCCCATGTTGTTGGTGTAGGAGCCAAACATCTTCCCACCTTTAGAATTATTTGGGAAGTTACGTCTTTTTGTCATCTGAGGTCAAAGGCCCCACGTACATACAGAGGTGAGGTAGGGTCTGATGGTGGTAAAAGGTGGTTTTGGCACCACAGGAGTGAAAGTTGTCATCCACAGTTGTACGCTGAAGGCCTGCGCAGTTGTTTAACCTAGGATGGGGGTCGCTTGTTATTTATAATCCTGCGTTAACGCAAGTGTGGTGGATAGGTGTGGTAAGTATGGTTGGGCAGGAGGAGTTTAGTAGGtgttgttttgagagagagagagagagagagagagagagagagagagagagagagagagagagagagagacgttcctcCTCACCATCTCGTCTACTGCAGGTCGGGGAAGCAGACTCGTAGAGTCTCTCACAGCCACGATGAGGTGATcgtggagcatgacggtacgagcctggtGTAGAATAATGATGGTCTGGCCATTCTGACACctgtcctttaaaaaaaaaagagaaggaagaggttcAGGCCTGCTAGCTCGGCCCTTATGCGAGGTGCGTCGTTCGGTCAGTAGTGAGTGGCAGTTTGGCTAACACAGACATGCCTTTCCGGTCGTTGCAGGTGCTCTCAGCGGCGGTTATGGTGGCGCTCCTGGCTGCGTCGGCCACGGGGAAGCCAGACGCCCACAAGGGCGGCAAGGGAGGCGGAGGGTACGGCGACGACCACGGCCACGGCGGCGGGTACGTGGCCTACCAGACGGAGCTGAGGTACAAGCCGGTGGAGACGACGAAGCCCGTGGTGGTCCACAAGCCCGTGGTGGAGCACCACCCGTACTACGTCAAGAAGCCCATTGTCATCCACCCGGCGCCTCAGCCCATCCTCGTCCACAAGCCCGTCGTCCACCACGTCCAGGAGTGGAAGCTGGTCACCGTGCCCAAAACCACGTACCAGCCCGTGTGGGTGCACAAGATCCCCGTCAACAGCGGCAAGGGCAAGGGCAAGGGCAAGGGCTTCGGGTTCTTCGGAGGCggaaagggtaagggaggaggaggaggagacgagtaCTGATGTGGTTGTTCTGGTGGTAGCCTGACCTCCCTGGCTCGTAGGAGGTGCCACTCCCGAG includes these proteins:
- the LOC139746946 gene encoding uncharacterized protein; its protein translation is MNTQVLSAAVMVALLAASATGKPDAHKGGKGGGGYGDDHGHGGGYVAYQTELRYKPVETTKPVVVHKPVVEHHPYYVKKPIVIHPAPQPILVHKPVVHHVQEWKLVTVPKTTYQPVWVHKIPVNSGKGKGKGKGFGFFGGGKGKGGGGGDEY